tttgtaaaccAAAGTAACTACATTTGAAGTTTATGTTGTTTAATtgaaggtgttttttttgtgatttgccTCACCATTTTCATTGTGATAAGGAGCTGGGTGTAGCAGAAGAGGATGGTGGCGAAGGGAACCGcaaagcagaagcagaagagaAACATCACGTAGGATTCattgttgtatttgttgtttgtgGTGTACCAGTCTGGACCACAGGAGCACTGCAGGCCTTCTGGGATGTACCTGGAGGGATAATCACAAAAGCATTGATATACAACCCAGCTTCTCAGTTTTCCGATGTTTTTCAGTGTGTTGGTTGGTGTTCTGTTACCTACCTACTCCATCCGACCAGTGGAGGAACTGAGGCGATCAGTGCAAACACCCAGGTGAATGCACAACAAGCTAAAGCATGGTCGGGCTTGAAAACAAAGTTTCCAAGTGGCTTGCAGATGACCAGCCATCTTTCAAAAGCTATCACAGCGAGAGACCACAGGCTTACCATGCCtggaatgacaaatacagacaatTTAAAACCTTTTTCAAACCCTTAGATACAAGTCTATTAATAAAAAAGGCATGATCAAATGTTAAATCTTACCGCCAAGCGTCGCCATAAAACCTTCAATCTTGCATGCTAGCGGTCCAAAGATGAAATATCTGTTTGCAAAGGAGCAGCACGCAGTGAAGGAGCCCACACAGGACACAAGAAGGTTCGCCATGGCCAAGTTCACCAGGATGTAGTTGAGGTGGGAACGGAGCTTCTTGTATTGGATGGTGCACGCAATGGTGAGGGTGTTAATGCTCGTGCCGACCGTGAATACGAAGAACATGAATCCCGCCATGGCGTAGAAGGTGGCCAAGCCCCCCAAGTGGTCCTGAGGAACCAAGAAGGGACTGAGTGACGTGATGTTGTTGGTGTCCACGGTGACCGGTATCCAGAAATCCTCTGGCAGCTCCATGCCACGATCTGCCCTCATTTAGCCCTTTTTAcgactattaataataatacaacaagTGCTCTCCTTGCTTCTGTTGTAGCTTTCCCTATATCACATATAtcatataataaaaaattaaaagttttaAGAGGCAGACATGAATGCTGTGAAGTCTGCGTCCCTAACGTCTCTTGTGGAGGACTGACTTTTATAAAGGTACCCATGAGGTTACTCATTCCCACTAATAGTTTAATTGATGCTATAAATAACTGATTAATTTGCATTTATTGTAAGTCATTTAGTGGTTTTACCTTCTTGCTGTGCAGCCAAAGCGGTTACAGCCAGGACTTTTGGCAGGCGGCCCTGATATTACGTCTGTCCACGCATTCAAAGAAAACAGCCAGTTAGCACATGCTGCAAATTGTCATTGGAAAATACACATGCATGTGATAATGGTTGGAAAAGCATGTGTTGGTGCTAAGAGGCTGTTACTATGGTAACTAAGACAATGATCTAAATTATGAATATGAAAGCTGACACATCCTGCTGTTGAGAACATCACCAAATGTGGATCAGAATATGAATTTTAAGATTCAGTCCTTCGTCAAAATATTATCTACAGGTGTCTGAATCAAGCTTATAAATGTGTGCAGTGCACCTTCTGCGTAGATACGCATTGTTCTTAACATCAAAACCGTTCAACAGGTTAATCCCACTTTCTTAAGGAAGAGCGCAGCAGGTTTTTGCCTGATAATCTGGTTTCCGATAACATTAATTCGGATAATCTCATGCGCTGTAGCCCTTTGTAATCCACTCTACCGGTTTAACTCAAGCTTTGTGTCAAATGTTTGGCATCTTCTTCCCCGAGCTTAAAGAGTGAGTAAAACCGTTGAGAACACAGTGTGATCGCAGAAGATGCTCACTAGTAGCTATATGTCACTCCAACAACCCAGTGCAGAGAAGGACATCATTGTATGAGGGGAGGCAGATGATATTACAGAGACCAGAGGATGAATttgaaatgaacaaataaaaatgttggtGTTGAATTGCATCGGGACATTAAAAGCAAcatataaaacaacaatattaaaACCAATGATCAGTcaggacgcctccctttggaggttttctgggCAAAAATAACTGTCATCACATTGCATTTTGGAATTTTTCAGTAAACAAGTTATTTTCACAACACATATGTTGCAGTGAATATGTGCtttacaacacaacacaatcatATAAGGAAGCCGTATATATACAGTCCAAACCAGTCACTGAGTTGTTTTCCAGTCTCAACAACAAACAGACACCATATACagcatatatttgtatttttatttttattttttcactttgcagattatttataatttctttattatttaattgcagcactccacatacagtatatttttttcatatgacAAAACACGCGTACATTTACTGTTATTTACAATTCACAACCATTAGTGGCAGAGAGGTCGACAGTCTGTTCGGTCTAAGCAGGCCCAACTTTGGAGACTTCAGTCACTGACGAAGAAGACGACTCTTCATCTTCACCTCCGCCCATCCCCAGCATCTTCATCATGCATGAACGGAACTGAAAgggaaaaacaaatttaaaaatgaaccttaaaaacCGTAACTGTAATGTGTTTTCAATGTGATGATGACGTCCAGCTGACCTGTTTGTTGAGGAGAACGTAGATGACCGGGTTGTAGACGGCAGAGGACTTGGAAAAGATTGACGGTACAGAAGCGAGCCTCAGGTCAAAAGTCTGCCCGCGGTTGTTGACGATCCAAAGAGAAAAGCTGGCATAGGGCATCCAGCACACCAGGAAGCCCATCACCATGAAGATCACCATCCTGGTCACCTCCCGCTCTGCCTTCTGGGTGGAGGCAGACTCAGCTTGGGCCTTCGCTGCCTGTTGAGTGAGAGAAGTGAGTTGAGTCTCATGACTTCTTCATGTTTAGTGGTCCGTGCACCAATCTCGGAACCTATTGTCTATCAGCTTAATGACGgaggggctatatttctggggttctggTGTAGCCAGCGAATATCCAGACCAGGACTTCCTTTTCCCTgctctgctcattgtttacagtccaattagcaacttgagattcCAGGTGGAGCTGGAGTTGAGAGACAACGTGTACGactggattgtttcacaagtttacaggctaattttaaaccaataaaacgctaaatcatcatcagacgaTAGCCAGTGGGTTCCCAGATTGAAATTCAGCCAATTCGTTCCACATATTTTGCTCCCCACATGGTGTTTACCTGCATTCCACCAAGGCCTGCCTgaaccataaactgtatataaaaagtggacgtcgtggtttgtggtttgtggtttgtggtttgtggactgtcgttttgaagtctcgagttcagcattttggccatcgccatcttggtttttggctgtagcaatcttggctttttgcaaccagaagtgacacgagaggacggaactaagtacaaccgaatgctgaataagaaattttttaggcaaccaaaatgttataattaactttcatgaactgaaaacacactgtgaaaggtttaaagttGTTAGACGAAAAActcggacaacacccagaccagacaacgctgtggtagcaacctgtcaatcccaaggtagccacgccctaaagcatcccctgcttgatggtctatctgactctaaatgagaccataatttactaaatgaacatcatgctgtattgaagaagacttgaaactagcgattgagaccataaactcatgttcacaatgtttactgaggtaataaatcaagtgagaagtaggctcattttctcaaagacttctattcaatcagacttctttttgcaaccagaggagtcgccccctgctggctgttagaaagaatgcaagtttaaggcacttcagcattggcttcacttctcagacacgGAAGTAGACGCCTGgctcgaacgtgattggtcaataccaCTCGGACTACAAAACGGAAGCCAGAAACACAtccgataccaaaatcttgtaccgttgcctacagattctacataTAAGATACAGTTAAGTTTAATTTACCATTTTGTAGAAATCGTTTTTGAGCAGCATTTAACAATCATTAGCCAAACAACATTCTTTCTCGTTTTTAACTTTGCCTCACCATTTTCATTGTGATGAGGAGCTGGGTGTAGCAGAAGACGATGGTGGCGAAGGGAACAGcaaagcagaagcagaagagaAACATCACGTAGGATTCattgttgtatttgttgtttgtgGTGTACCAGTCTGGACCACAGGAGCACTGCAGGCCTTCTGGGATGTACCTGGAGGGATAATCACAAAAGCATTGATATACAACCCAGCTTCTCAGTTTTCCGATGTTTTTCAGTGTGTTGGTTGGTGTTCTGTTACCTACCTACTCCATCCGACCAGTGGAGGAACTGAGGCGATCAGTGCAAACACCCAGGTGAATGCACAACAAGCTAAAGCATGGTCGGGCTTGAAAACAAAGTTTCCAAGTGGCTTGCAGATGACCAGCCATCTTTCAAAAGCTATCACAGCGAGAGACCACAGGCTTACCATGCCtggaatgacaaatacagacaatTTAAAACCGTTTTCCAAACCATTAGAGATAAGTCCAGTAACAGAAAGGCATGATCAAATGAAATTGTTTCAAAACTACCGCTTAAATCTTACCGCCAAGCGTCGCCAGAAAACCTTCAATCTTGCATGCTAGCGGTCCAAAGATGAAATATCTCATTGCAAAGGAGCAGCAGGCAACGAAGGACCCCACACAGGACACAAGAAGGTTAGACACGGCCAAGTTCACCAGGATGTAGTTGAGGTGGGACCGGAGCTTCTTGTTTTGGATGGTGCACGCAACTGTAAGCGCATTGATGAACGTGCCCACTATGAATATAAAAAACATGTACATGGCCATTCCATAGAAGACGCCTGTGCCTGCTAGGTGGTCCTGAGGGATCAGGAAGGGACTGAGAGACGTGATGTTGTCCGTAGCCAAAGGGATGGGGATCCAGAAATCCTCCGGAAGCTCCGTGTTACGGCCGTGCTTCATTTTGCCCTGAATGTAAATAAGGAAAATCAAAATTTGCTTTTCATGTGACAGTCAGTTCAGCGTGTCCTGCTCTATGGCTATCGCAGTCCAGTACAGAGGATTGGGGTACATTTATAGGGCTGTCTGACAGAacatttaattaattgaatgattaaataattaatagaCAACTTAATTGAGGAGATTAGCGTACCACAGGAAGCATGCAACATCTGACACGCTATAAAGGGGAATAAAAATAGGCCAGAGCCCAGTACAAGATTTCAGGATGTTATCAATCGCATCCGGTTCTTATCTCATTACTGAGACACTATTACAGGTCGAAAGCAATGATACACGGTACATTGAGACACTCATTAAATGCTCGATATACTGACATAAACATGTATGCACCCATAAATTCAAATGTTAGTTGAGGTTAGTGCACAAGCTGTTTCATCCAATCCAATCTGGAAGGATAACCATTGTTTTGGTATCAGCTAATCCAGTTATCAGCGCTGTTACGGCGGCTAATCACATTCAGTCTGCCCCCAGGTAACCTGCTTTCTGATAGTATTAGGATGGATGATCTCTACCTTCGTTATCGTGTCAGGATTGAGAATGGATTACCATGTGTTGAGCATGGATCTCCGCACAAAGcagagtatttccatttcccaACGTAAACacactaaatgtgtcccagtttatttcctgtcgcagtgtacagacgtaggcaaaattgttggtactcttccgttaaagaaagaaaaacccacaaaggtcactgaaataacttgaaactgagaaaagtaataataaataaaaatttattgaaaattaactaatgaaaatgagatattgcttttgaattttggttcaacagaatcattttaaaaaacaaactaatgaaactggcctggacaaaaattatggtactcttaacttaatatttagttgcacaaccttttgaggcaatcactgcaaacaagcgatttctgtaactctcaatgagacttctgcacctgtcgacaggtatgttggcccactcctcgtgagcaaactgctctagctgtctcaggtttgaagggtgccttctccagattgcatgtttcagctccttccacagatgttcaataggatttagatcagggctcatagaaggccacttcagaacagtccaatgtttt
This portion of the Sebastes fasciatus isolate fSebFas1 chromosome 1, fSebFas1.pri, whole genome shotgun sequence genome encodes:
- the LOC141779839 gene encoding blue-sensitive opsin-like, which encodes MRADRGMELPEDFWIPVTVDTNNITSLSPFLVPQDHLGGLATFYAMAGFMFFVFTVGTSINTLTIACTIQYKKLRSHLNYILVNLAMANLLVSCVGSFTACCSFANRYFIFGPLACKIEGFMATLGGMVSLWSLAVIAFERWLVICKPLGNFVFKPDHALACCAFTWVFALIASVPPLVGWSRYIPEGLQCSCGPDWYTTNNKYNNESYVMFLFCFCFAVPFATILFCYTQLLITMKMAAKAQAESASTQKAEREVTRMVVLMVMGFLVCWLPYASFALWVVTNRGHTFDLRLATIPSCLSKGSAVYNPVIYVLFNKQFRSCMMTMLGMGGVEEESSASQSVTEVSKVGPA
- the LOC141779935 gene encoding blue-sensitive opsin-like, translated to MKHGRNTELPEDFWIPIPLATDNITSLSPFLIPQDHLAGTGVFYGMAMYMFFIFIVGTFINALTVACTIQNKKLRSHLNYILVNLAVSNLLVSCVGSFVACCSFAMRYFIFGPLACKIEGFLATLGGMVSLWSLAVIAFERWLVICKPLGNFVFKPDHALACCAFTWVFALIASVPPLVGWSRYIPEGLQCSCGPDWYTTNNKYNNESYVMFLFCFCFAVPFATIVFCYTQLLITMKMAAKAQAESASTQKAEREVTRMVIFMVMGFLVCWMPYASFSLWIVNNRGQTFDLRLASVPSIFSKSSAVYNPVIYVLLNKQFRSCMMKMLGMGGGEDEESSSSSVTEVSKVGPA